The nucleotide sequence TGCTCGCCAAGGGGGCTCAGTCCGATCAGATTGTGCTTGGCGAGTTCGTTCGAGTAGGCCGGATTGTCCTTGATCGTGACACCGTCGTAGCCGTGCAGAAACAGGACAATCCCTGCGGGCTTGAGGTCCTCACCCGGCACAAAAACGTCGACGGACTTACCCGAAACCTGCGTCGTTGACCAACTCATGAACGACTCCCGCAAGATTGCTTCGCCTGCCGACGATCTTCACAATGACTGAGCACATCCATCACGCGTCTGCCGGTCGCTTGTCCGCACCACCGTGATCGATCAAGCGGAAGACGAACACGCACGGCTGAATCACTGCACCCTGACTTTTGGGAATGAACGACGACGGATGGTTACATTACTGACAGAGCAACAAATTGCCGAGCGAGTCGCAGAATTAGGGCGGAAATTCACGGAGATCTACCGAGGACGACCATTAACGGTTCTGGGCGTATTGAACGGCAGCGTCATTCTGGTCGCGGACCTCATTCGGGCGATCAACATTCCCCACCAGATCGGTTTTATTCGCGCGTCGAGTTATCGGGGCGAAACGACAGTCCCCGGTCAGCTAACCATCAGCACGGATCTGATGCCCATGATCGAAGGACGCGATGTCCTGCTGGTGGACGATATCTTCGATACCGGGAAGACACTGGTCCGCCTGGTCGAGGAACTGAAGCGGCACCATCCTGCGAGCATCGCTACGGCGGTCCTGCTGTGGAAAGAGGGACGCAGTTGTGTCGACATCACGCCCGACTTTCACGGCTTTCTGATTCCCGACGCGTTCGTCGTCGGATACGGCCTGGATTACGACGACAACTACCGGCATCTGCCCCGCATCGAAGTTCTGGAACCTCACGACTTGTGATCCCCGTTGATCCGAATTGTCCTGCCGCGGGTTCGCGATCGATCGGGTTTCCCCCGATTCGATTTCCCCCGATTCGATTTCCCCGCGATCCGATCTATGGGTGAACTCGGAATTTGTTGCTGTTCGCTGTTCGGGAATGAGGATAAAATTGCCTCACCGAAAACAAGGGACCTGACGGGGTTCGCGGTGGGTATTGAACGGACGGAGAAATGACCGATGGACGCTGTTCGTCACACGCCGGACCCGCGAAGTCTCACTGCAACGTCCCTTCACGTGGCCTCGTCACGTTCACCCAGCCCCTGTCCCGCAAACAGGGCGTTGTCTCGCCATCGCATCAACCTCTGGTCCCTGCTCGGACTGCTCGTGATGGCCGCAGCGACCCCTGCTGGCGTTGCGGCGGCGGAAACGGTCTGGACCGTCGAGAAACTGAACGACACGAAGCCATGGGACAGATTCCTGGACTCTCCTTTGGCGATTCGCGTCGAAGGGAGAGTCGGTGGGTTCGGCGGTGGTCAACTTCGACTGCTGCGGTGTGATGCCAAGTTCATTGTCGATAGTCAGAAGCTGCGGAACGTCATTCCGAAAAGCACGATCGAACTCACAGGACGCTTTCGCAAGGTCGACTCCAAGCTGGAATTTGCCGTTGAAGAGCTTCGCGTGGTTCCCGGCTATGTCGAACAGTTCGAATCCCGTGCCGCACGACTGAAACGCGCCACCTCTGCCGAATGGAATGAGTTGGGAGACTGGATCGCCGCCCTCGGTCGCTTCTACGAAGATGCAGACCTGCTGAAAAAAGGGGACGAAGCCTATCTCAAGGCGATCGAGACTGACCACGCCAGCCTGAAACCGGATGATGCCGCAGGACGATTCGAACTGGCGACCAAAGTTGACGAACGGAAACTGCCACCCCGCCGCAAAATGGAACTGCTGCACGAAGGGCTGCAGATTCAATGGCAGACCATGCAGAAGGCCACCCCCGTCGATCTGGCCGCATGGCAGGACTTTACCGAGAAACTGGGGGACCCGCTTCCCGGCACGACCACTCCTCTGACCAGTCCCAATCGAGACCTGCAAAAGCGATATGAACTCGACCCGGTGGCCACCTACCGCAAAGCAACGGATGAGCAGAGAATCCAGCTACACCGCTTCTTCTTCATCTCCGCCACCCGCAAACGACTGCTGCACGACGCGTCACTCGATGGGCGTGATGGCGAACGAATCGCGGACCAGATCCTCGAGTTGATTCCCGAAGAATCCGAACTGGCAGAAGTCCATCGCCGACAGAGTCTGGCGTATCGGGTGCTTCACGTCGAATCGGCGACCCGATCCGAGATCGAAGATCTCGCCACCCAGCTTCGCGAGAGAAAGCAGCAGGAAACGGCGGATCAGGCGTTGCTCAAATGGGTCAAATCGCACGAATTGCGGTTGAAGGGGGATGGAATTGTCGGCCTGCTGCAACTGTCCGAAGAGTACCTCACGCTGCTTCGGAAGGAAGCTGAAGCCGTGGAATACCTGTCCGACGCATACCGGATTGACCCCGGATACGAAGAAGTGAAATCACGCCTCGCCGCCTTGGGCTACGAATGGCGGAACAGTCGCTGGGTCAAGTCCGTACCGGGAAGGCCTGCCGGCGTTACGACACCCGAGGCCTCACCCACAGGGATCTATCTCGGCATGACCTCAACCGCTCTTCGCGAGATGCTGGGTGAGCCACGTTCACTGACGCGAGCAATTACCTCGCGGGGAATCACCGAAGTCTGGAGCTACGGTCCCCCCGGAAATTCGCGTCTGGTGATTCGACTGGAAAAGAAAAGCAACAGCCAGGAACCCAAGGTGACGAATTTTTAAATTACCGACAACGGCACACTGCCGGGTCCAGACTCAGGTCCAGGTCCAGTCCCAGCGGGTAGCCACGGTTGACGCGTCTTCGCGGCTACCGTGGCGGCGACAGCCGCAAGAGGTTTTCCTCCACTCAATCGCCCCTCCCGCCGAGAGGTCCGCCATTCACCGTTCGCGCGATCACACAAATCCCTGTCCGGGCTCAAGAATCTGCCTGATTGTTGAGAATTGCATAAATATCCCCCTGCGATCCTTCACTTCGACGGCAGTCTCAAGGAGACCACGGCGTTCTCAAGTAAAGTCATCGAGGGTCCACGCCCCGACGGAAACAACCAGACGTGATCCTGCCCCCCCCCCCCTTTCCCGGCGTTTCCTTTCCCGGCGTTTCCTTTCTCGACGTTTCCATGATCGACGGTGACAGAGACTGGGAACAAGGTGCGTCGGTATACTCCACGGGCCCCCGTCGTCACAATTTGAACAGGCGTTCCCGCTGGACTCGAACCGATTACAATGAGTCGCCCGTGCGAGTCGGCGCGCTTCGTCCGTCAAGAAACAACGAAAGGTGATTGTGAATGCCTCAGCCAATCGATCGTCGTGACTTCCTGTCGTGGTCGACGCATGGGCTGACCTCAACGGCTGTCTGGCATGTTCTCAATCAGAACCAGCGTGCCGGGGCCGCGACAGTGACGGGAGAAGCCCATGACCCGCCACCGCACCTTCCCCCCAAGTCCAAACGAGTCATCCATCTCTACATGTGTGGGGGACTGAGTCACCTCGATTCGTTCGACTACAAACCCGCACTGGAGAAATATCACGGTCAGCCGCTCCCCTCGTCCGAAAAACCCGAAACGTTCTTCGGGAAGGTCGGTCCGCTGCGGAAGAACGACTGGAACTTTCAGCGGCGCGGCGAAAGTGGACTGTGGGTGTCGGAACTGTTTCCTCACATTGCTGAAGTGGCGGATGAACTGACCGTCATTCGCAGCATGGTCGCGGACTCGGCCAATCATACCCCGGCCACCTTCCAGGCCAACACCGGCTTTCGTTTGAATGGCTTCCCCGTGCTGGGCTCGTGGCTCTCGTACGGCCTGGGCTGCGAAACCGATGAACTTCCCGCTTACGTCGTCTTGCCGGATCCACGCGGACTTCCGGCGGGGGGAACGATCAACTGGTCGAACGGGTTTCTTCCAGCTCGCTATCAGGGGGTCGCGTTCCGGACCAAAGGGCAGCCGATCGACGATCTGTTTCCTGCGACCCCGGCAGGAAGTGAGACTCCCCGCTCGTCCTCGGCCAGCAGCGAAGCGAAAACGCGAGAGTTCATCGCGGCACTCAATCGACACCACCAGCAGACCAGGCCCGAATCCGATCTGGTCGCGCGCATGAAAAGTTATGAACTTGCCGCGAAGATGCAGCTCTCTGTTCCTCATGTCACCGATCTGGCCGGGGAAACCGCACAGACGCAATCCGACTACGGACTGGATCGCGAAGAAACGAAAGACTTTGGACGAAGCTGTCTCCTGGCCCGCCGACTGCTGGAACAGGGGGTCCGATTCGTACAGCTATTTGCCGGTGGCTCATTTGGTTCGCCCCGGATCAACTGGGACGGACATGAAAGTGTGAAGGAAAACCACTCACAGGAAGCCCTTCGCGTTGATCAGCCGATTGCGGCCCTGCTGCGGGATCTGCGTCAACGGGGGATGCTCGACGACACCCTGGTCGTATTCACCACCGAATTCGGACGGACTCCCTTTACCCAGTCCGAAGCGAGTATCCTTGGGGCCGGCCGTGATCATAACATGTATGGCTTCAGCGTCTGGATGGCCGGGGGTGGACTGAAGCCGGGGATCAGTTACGGAGCCACTGACGAGGTGGGCTGGAAATCCGTCGATCGACCCGTGACGTGGCCCGATTTCCATGCCACACTACTGCATCTGCTGGGGATCGATCACGAACGGTTAACTTACTATCACAACGGAATTGAACGACGACTGACGAATGTCCATGGGGAAGTGATCCATGACATCCTGAGCTGACGAGGGGCCCCGGCCACCCGATCGACCAGTCGTCGATCATGACTCCATCACGCATAACGGAAACGCGGACGGTTCTATGGCGAAGTGCGAACTTGGATATCTTTGCGAAGTCTGTGGAGCGGAAGTCGAAGACATCACGCAAAGCGACCTGTATCTCCGGTACATCCTCGGTGAAGTGGAGGCCCGTTATCTGATGACGGCCAAAGAACGGCACTTGCGCTGTAACCCCGTCGCAGCTCAGTTCATCGTCGATCCCGAATTTGAACCGGTCAGCGTGGAAGGACCATTCGACAAGCGACTGCTCGACCCGGCCGAAGTGACCAATCGGGAAGAACGAACGACGCGCGCCTGGCGACGCCTTCAAGAGGTGCGCAGCCTGGGAATCCCGATCAGCGAATACCCCCTGGACCGGATGGAAGAATCACCATGAGCCCCCCTTCCCGCTTCGTGATGGAGCCGCCAGCGAACTGGAATCAGCCCTTGGTGAAATCGCTCGCAGGCGTCTTCGTCAGCCAACCTTTCTCGGAGAACAGACCCATTTTCAGAAACCTCGCGGGGGATGACTGCCGCGATCAGTAGCCTCCTGCCGATGGGGCGAATGAACTGCCCGTAGCCTGACTTTTCCAACCTGTTTCCTACGGATCCTTATGCCGCTCTGGCCAGAACAGACTGTTACCCAGAACCTGCTGGTGAATGCCAGACAGGGAGATCGCGTCGCGGTGAACCGGCTGCTGGAACGGCACCGGAATTCACTCAGAAAATTGATCCAGTTGCGACTGGACCGGAAGATCGCGCAGCGAGTTGATGCCAGCGATGTGGTCCAGGATGTTCTGATGGAAGCCAATACGCGACTTCAGGAATATCTGTCAGATCCGCGGTTACCATTTCATCTCTGGCTGCGGCAACTGGCCAAAGACCGGATGATCGACATGCACCGTCGACACCGGGGAGCGCAGCGCCGCAGCCTGGACCGCGAACAGTCGATGACGTCCCCCCAGTTCGCAGATCAATCAGGGCTGGATCTGATGGGTCAGCTTGCCGATCAGGAACTGACTCCCGCCGCCGCCAGCATCCGCAAGGAACTGGAATCCCGATTCCTGATCGCCCTTGATCAGCTCGACGACGAAGACCGTGAGATTGTCGTGATGCGGCATTTTGAGCAACTGGGGAACAGCGAGGTGGCCGAGGCGTTGGGACTGTCGGCAGCGGCGGCCGGGATGAGGCATCTCCGGGCTCTTCGTAAGCTGCGAGCGATCCTGGGGGATCGGCCCTCTCAAACGGAACAGCCCCATGAATAGCCTGACCACGTCTTCGACGGAACAGGTCATCCGGCCCGTTGCGGCAATGCACAGCGACCTTCGGTACCGGCTTCCCACGGAATAACTCCATGTCACTCAGTCATGATGATCTGCTGGCATCCCTGCTGGACCGCCTCCTTGAGTCGTCCCGTCAGGGAAACTCACGCGAAGTCGAAGCGATCATTCAGGAACATCCCGAACTGGCGACCGAACTGCGTGAACTCTGGGCGACCATGCAGATTGCGGATGACTTCGCCAGCATCTCGGAAATTCTCGACGATAAAGCTCAAGAGCCCGAACACAAAGACGGGGAGAACCCGCCGCTCGACTTTGGTGACTACGAACTGATCGGGGAACTGGGTCGCGGCGGGATGGGGGTCGTCTATCGGGCCCGTCAGAAAAGCCTCGACCGGATCGTGGCACTGAAGATGATTCTGCGAGGGGACCATGCTTCCTCATCCGACATCGCCCGATTCCGCGCCGAAGCGGAATCTGCTGCACAGCTTCATCACCCGAACATCGTCAATGTCTACGAAGGGGGTGAAGTTGACGGGCGGCCGTACTTCAGCATGAAGCTGATCGAAGGGACAACACTGACAAAACTTCTGGCGGATGGTCCCCTCCCTTCGCGCCAGGCCGCCGAGATGCTGGCACCGATCTGCCGGGCGATTGCCGATGCCCACCGTCGTGGGGTACTGCACCGGGATCTGAAGCCTTCGAACATCCTGATCGATCTGCAGGGACAAAGTTACGTCAGCGACTTCGGCCTGGCCAAGCGGCTGTCGGGTGACTCTGTTGACGGCGAGAATGGTCTTACTGCCGATGCGAACCTGACGATGACCGGCGCAATCCTGGGAACG is from Schlesneria sp. DSM 10557 and encodes:
- the hpt gene encoding hypoxanthine phosphoribosyltransferase encodes the protein MVTLLTEQQIAERVAELGRKFTEIYRGRPLTVLGVLNGSVILVADLIRAINIPHQIGFIRASSYRGETTVPGQLTISTDLMPMIEGRDVLLVDDIFDTGKTLVRLVEELKRHHPASIATAVLLWKEGRSCVDITPDFHGFLIPDAFVVGYGLDYDDNYRHLPRIEVLEPHDL
- a CDS encoding DUF1501 domain-containing protein; translation: MPQPIDRRDFLSWSTHGLTSTAVWHVLNQNQRAGAATVTGEAHDPPPHLPPKSKRVIHLYMCGGLSHLDSFDYKPALEKYHGQPLPSSEKPETFFGKVGPLRKNDWNFQRRGESGLWVSELFPHIAEVADELTVIRSMVADSANHTPATFQANTGFRLNGFPVLGSWLSYGLGCETDELPAYVVLPDPRGLPAGGTINWSNGFLPARYQGVAFRTKGQPIDDLFPATPAGSETPRSSSASSEAKTREFIAALNRHHQQTRPESDLVARMKSYELAAKMQLSVPHVTDLAGETAQTQSDYGLDREETKDFGRSCLLARRLLEQGVRFVQLFAGGSFGSPRINWDGHESVKENHSQEALRVDQPIAALLRDLRQRGMLDDTLVVFTTEFGRTPFTQSEASILGAGRDHNMYGFSVWMAGGGLKPGISYGATDEVGWKSVDRPVTWPDFHATLLHLLGIDHERLTYYHNGIERRLTNVHGEVIHDILS
- a CDS encoding sigma-70 family RNA polymerase sigma factor produces the protein MPLWPEQTVTQNLLVNARQGDRVAVNRLLERHRNSLRKLIQLRLDRKIAQRVDASDVVQDVLMEANTRLQEYLSDPRLPFHLWLRQLAKDRMIDMHRRHRGAQRRSLDREQSMTSPQFADQSGLDLMGQLADQELTPAAASIRKELESRFLIALDQLDDEDREIVVMRHFEQLGNSEVAEALGLSAAAAGMRHLRALRKLRAILGDRPSQTEQPHE